Below is a genomic region from Brassica rapa cultivar Chiifu-401-42 chromosome A08, CAAS_Brap_v3.01, whole genome shotgun sequence.
NNNNNNNNNNNNNNNNNNNNNNNNNNNNNNNNNNNNNNNNNNNNNNNNNNNNNNNNNNNNNNNNNNNNNNNNNNNNNNNNNNNNNNNNNNNNNNNNNNNNNNNNNNNNNNNNNNNNNNNNNNNNNNNNNNNNNNNNNNNNNNNNNNNNNNNNNNNNNNNNNNNNNNNNNNNNNNNNNNNNNNNNNNNNNNNNNNNNNNNNNNNNNNNNNNNNNNNNNNNNNNNNNNNNNNNNNNNNNNNNNNNNNNNNNNNNNNNNNNNNNNNNNNNNNNNNNNNNNNNNNNNNNNNNNNNNNNNNNNNNNNNNNNNNNNNNNNNNNNNNNNNNNNNNNNNNNNNNNNNNNNNNNNNNNNNNNNNNNNNNNNNNNNNNNNNNNNNNNNNNNNNNNNNNNNNNNNNNNNNNNNNNNNNNNNNNNNNNNNNNNNNNNNNNNNNNNNNNNNNNNNNNNNNNNNNNNNNNNNNNNNNNNNNNNNNNNNNNNNNNNNNNNNNNNNNNNNNNNNNNNNNNNNNNNNNNNNNNNNNNNNNNNNNNNNNNNNNNNNNNNNNNNNNNNNNNNNNNNNNNNNNNNNNNNNNNNNNNNNNNNNNNNNNNNNNNNNNNNNNNNNNNNNNNNNNNNNNNNNNNNNNNNNNNNNNNNNNNNNNNNNNNNNNNNNNNNNNNNNNNNNNNNNNNNNNNNNNNNNNNNNNNNNNNNNNNNNNNNNNNNNNNNNNNNNNNNNNNNNNNNNNNNNNNNNNNNNNNNNNNNNNNNNNNNNNNNNNNNNNNNNNNNNNNNNNNNNNNNNNNNNNNNNNNNNNNNNNNNNNNNNNNNNNNNNNNNNNNNNNNNNNNNNNNNNNNNNNNNNNNNNNNNNNNNNNNNNNNNNNNNNNNNNNNNNNNNNNNNNNNNNNNNNNNNNNNNNNNNNNNNNNNNNNNNNNNNNNNNNNNNNNNNNNNNNNNNNNNNNNNNNNNNNNNNNNNNNNNNNNNNNNNNNNNNNNNNNNNNNNNNNNNNNNNNNNNNNNNNNNNNNNNNNNNNNNNNNNNNNNNNNNNNNNNNNNNNNNNNNNNNNNNNNNNNNNNNNNNNNNNNNNNNNNNNNNNNNNNNNNNNNNNNNNNNNNNNNNNNNNNNNNNNNNNNNNNNNNNNNNNNNNNNNNNNNNNNNNNNNNNNNNNNNNNNNNNNNNNNNNNNNNNNNNNNNNNNNNNNNNNNNNNNNNNNNNNNNNNNNNNNNNNNNNNNNNNNNNNNNNNNNNNNNNNNNatataaaagaaaatgatcCACATTTTTCATGTTGAATCCAATCAAATACAGTTTTAGCTAATTTATTTGATCAATCATCCAAATTTAAGTATAACTAATATTGAAAAAGGTAACACATTtacattttcttgatttttaataGTGAAACAAATGATTTTTAAACagaatgataaaaataataacagtGAAGAGAAAATAGTTAAAGTTAATGTTATTTTTAgctaagaaaaaattaaatatttaaaatgtatttataaattaatttgttCATCTGTTTTCCGTCCATAGAGCGGGTTGAACCCtagctaaaataaaatatacttattCGAAATCATAGGCTGTGAACGAGAAATTCAAGAATAACCCTCACCTTAGGAATGTGAAAATAGATGTCTAAGAGCACCATTATCGCATCACTTTTTGCGTCTCTAAAGGGGTGGGGGGcccatgttttagaaaaaaccGTATGCAAAGTGGGCAGAATAAGAGACGTTTGCTGTGTGTGTTTTGAACTGTTCGCGGGCCCCAccgacacgtggcggcccgcgattggttcgaattttaatttttttttttttttttttaaatcagaaaaaaagaaaagttaaaaaaataagaaacctTTATAGGGTATATGGGATAAAGATGGTCTAAGCACTCTTGTTGCTCAAACGAACTCCAAATCTGAAATCAAGACAAAAAATTAAGCATAACGGTCTTCAAACGACAAAACCGGATTCATGCTTTGGTCAAAGTCAATTGGAAAAGTTAATGGTCAACGGTCAAATAGTCAAACCAATAAAATTAGTCAAACCGGATCAAACCAAATTGGTAAACCCTTACCAAACCCAATTGAATTGAACCAAACGGGTTagccaaaccaaaccaaaatccaaTTGAATCAGTCAGTTTAGCCTAACCTAACCAAAATCCAATCGAACCGGCCAGTTTAGCTTGACCAGACCAAACCACAATAACCCAACCGGTTGTCAGAGTCAGCGAGTTGACTCACTGATCCAGCGAGTTGACCGAATCACCATCTAGTCATTCGGGACGGTCCCGGCAACAAGGAAAACAATagcttaccaaaaaaaatcagtGTCGATGGCGGTTACAGCGAACAATGACAGAAGATGGTGGTGCATGGATATTAAGCATGGTGGAGAcggttcataaaaaaaattccgAAAGATACTTTGCAGGCAGAAATTATGTCAAAAATTcgtatgttttcttgtagtgaaataTCTACATTGGTATGGTAATTCATTACTAATTAATACTCATAAATTGCCGATTTCTCAACCACTATAGAAGAAGGGTGACCTCCAAAAGGAATAAGGAGAACAATTTCTCGAAATATGCAAAAGAAGACAAAAAGAGAAAACTTAGGATGGAAAACGAATTTCTGAACTAAAGAAAGGAATCGCCTAGCTCTCTACTTGACAACTGCTGACTGCACTAGAGGCATTGATCACTGGCAACATTCACTGAGAGTTTGCTTCCTCTGTTACACACAAGATTATACACTCCCAATATTCAGTTTCTTTGTTGTCTTGGTCAACAAGTAATGCCAAGAAGCTGACACTTTGTTATCATTTGTGTATATATAGTGTATCAATGGTTGGTTTTGGGTACAGCCGGATAAAACATTCACTCTGGTCCCTAACTTTTaagaattattatatatatgtcgtATGGCTTCCAAATTGTCCAATATGAAATCTCAGATCATGTCATGCGTGTATCTCTTTTTTTCTCACATCTTCCAAATATTTAAGTTTcaacatatttaaaatcaacAATCAAACATCCATAGTAGTTTATACCATATGGTGTAAACATTTCATCCCAATCTTAACATTTTACCCCAGGAAAATACATTTCATCCCAAGAAGaaactgaaaattttaaaacataaccgACGAGAATAAATTTGGAAACTAAAAGGAAATCACAGAATTGAATTCTTGAAGATAGAATCTCACATGTGCTCATCGACAAAAGCTTTGAGATGATTAAAGGAAGATCCTCCTTCTCTCACCACCTCGTCCGCTATATCTCTCCACCTCGCCGCGTTTCTCCTAAACTCCTCCGCCTTCTCCTCCATCACTTCCTCAATGCACCGCCGTATCTCCTCACTCTCCACCacaacttcttcatcttccttctTTTCCATCACTCTCACACCTGTCCTCCAAGACTCTTCTAGAAGCTTGGCGTTCGTCATCTGATCAATCCGCTGCGGAAACGCAACCACCGGAACTCCGGCGACCAAGCTCTCCAGCGTCGAGTTCCACCCGCAATGCGTCACGAAACAACCTATTGATCTATGCTTCAAAACGCTAAACTGATTGCACCAAGAAACCACCATTCCTATCTCATCCAGCTCTTCTCTGAAACTCTTTATGCCctcctcttctttctcttccccATCTTCTTTACTTCTGAATGACTTCTCCGCAATCACCCACAGAAACGGCCTCCGACTCTCTATCAAGGCCTTGCAGACCTCTGCAAGCTGTTTCTTGCTCAACACGGCAAGCGTCCCGAAGGAAATATAAATTACAGACGAATCCGTTTTTGCATCCAACCACTGCTTGTATTTATCATCAATCCCAGAGTCATCGGCCCTAGTGGTTATCAATGGACCAACGGGGACAATCATGAAGTTATCAAGTACTGCGCTGAGAGCTTCTTCTTCAAGCTCTTGGAAACTATTCACGAGGATCTTAGGGTTTTCCTCTTGCTTCAGTGAATCTATCTGATCTTGATACGCCGGTACAAGAAATGAATATGCGTCTGGACGGAAGATTATTGTGGGAAGATCTCGGAGACGGAACTGTGGCAGAGAGGGTAGCTTAATAGAACCAGAAGGGTCGTTAGTAGCTATCTCTGAGATTGCATCTGCGTAGCCATTGAAGTAGTGGTAGAAGATGGAGAAGACAGTTACCGGCTGGACCCAGAGAAGAGCAGAAGGGATGTGAAACTCACGAGCCAGCTCAGCGACCCAAGGGAGGAAGATGGTGTAAACCACGCAGGTAAAAGGCCGGTTTTGACGCCGGTTATCTTCGATTAGTTCGGTTAGGGTTTCTCTGCCACGGCGTCTCGTAGCAGACATGTATTCGCGGGATCTGTCGGTGGAAGTAGATGATTTGATGTCGTCTTTGTGGGCTTCGGAGTACGTGGCGAAGACTAATGTTTCAGGGACGTTTTCTTTGGAGAGCATACATCGGTTATAGGCGGAGTCTGTGGCTGCGAAGGTGACTCGAACTCCGGTTATTGTTCCGGCGAGGCGCTTGGCGAGCTCGAGAGATGGGTTGATGTGGCCTTGTGCTGGAAATGTCACGAACAGAAAGTGTGGTCCAGTAAGTGATTTAGATGAATCATTTTTGTTATCCatatatctttgtttttttgggtgcaaatgttaaggatatatatattttttttttttgtagtttatgAAAGACTATACAGAAGTTAAGATTTATATAGAGATTATATATGTGAAAAAAATGTACTactaaaaa
It encodes:
- the LOC103833514 gene encoding UDP-glycosyltransferase 75D1-like, whose translation is MDNKNDSSKSLTGPHFLFVTFPAQGHINPSLELAKRLAGTITGVRVTFAATDSAYNRCMLSKENVPETLVFATYSEAHKDDIKSSTSTDRSREYMSATRRRGRETLTELIEDNRRQNRPFTCVVYTIFLPWVAELAREFHIPSALLWVQPVTVFSIFYHYFNGYADAISEIATNDPSGSIKLPSLPQFRLRDLPTIIFRPDAYSFLVPAYQDQIDSLKQEENPKILVNSFQELEEEALSAVLDNFMIVPVGPLITTRADDSGIDDKYKQWLDAKTDSSVIYISFGTLAVLSKKQLAEVCKALIESRRPFLWVIAEKSFRSKEDGEEKEEEGIKSFREELDEIGMVVSWCNQFSVLKHRSIGCFVTHCGWNSTLESLVAGVPVVAFPQRIDQMTNAKLLEESWRTGVRVMEKKEDEEVVVESEEIRRCIEEVMEEKAEEFRRNAARWRDIADEVVREGGSSFNHLKAFVDEHM